From Klebsiella electrica, the proteins below share one genomic window:
- a CDS encoding alpha/beta hydrolase produces MNKTLIILLHGVGSRGEDLQGLGHFWRQNLPEVMVATPDGPDAFDMGPGYQWFSVNGISEASRAERIASARGAFNRTLEEVMDKHHISPDEDRLILAGFSQGAIMSLDALVSGHLPLAAVISFSGRLASPQPWQPVYGTPALLVHGSNDPVISQTESVNAAHKLAALGVDVDTYFEPGVGHTITTNGAMKAAHFLTPLLQAE; encoded by the coding sequence ATGAACAAGACACTGATTATTTTGCTCCACGGCGTCGGTAGCCGCGGCGAAGATTTACAAGGGCTGGGCCATTTCTGGCGTCAGAATCTACCGGAGGTGATGGTCGCCACGCCTGACGGCCCTGACGCGTTTGATATGGGGCCGGGTTATCAATGGTTCAGCGTCAACGGCATCAGCGAAGCGTCGCGCGCCGAACGTATCGCCAGCGCGCGCGGCGCCTTCAACCGCACCCTTGAAGAGGTGATGGATAAACATCATATTTCCCCTGACGAAGATCGGCTGATCCTCGCGGGCTTCTCTCAGGGGGCGATTATGTCGTTGGATGCGCTGGTCAGCGGACATCTGCCGCTCGCCGCGGTCATCTCCTTTTCCGGACGCCTTGCCTCTCCGCAGCCCTGGCAGCCGGTTTATGGCACGCCCGCGCTGCTGGTCCACGGCAGCAACGATCCGGTCATCAGTCAGACCGAGAGCGTAAACGCCGCGCACAAACTCGCTGCCCTCGGCGTGGATGTCGATACCTACTTTGAACCCGGCGTCGGTCACACCATCACCACGAATGGCGCCATGAAAGCGGCGCACTTTTTAACCCCGCTGCTTCAGGCTGAATAA